One Elusimicrobiota bacterium genomic window carries:
- a CDS encoding trimeric intracellular cation channel family protein, which yields MFTFDNLLIILELLGIAAFAVTGAMKAVEKEMDIFGVIVLAIITALGGGFIRDILMNRLPVSLNSPSYFAAALAGGLVAIPAIQLVHKYFLWINVFDAIGLALFSITGAVAAMNAGLNFISVLLLGTMSGIGGGVLRDVLANDVPLVFRKEIYALASITGIVGMWLLARIAMLRFSVCVMIGIAIVLAVRLWAVYYNISLPNIRVKSTEK from the coding sequence GTTTGATAATTTATTAATAATCCTCGAACTACTGGGTATTGCAGCGTTCGCGGTTACCGGCGCAATGAAAGCTGTGGAGAAAGAAATGGACATCTTCGGTGTTATAGTATTGGCGATCATCACTGCGTTAGGTGGCGGCTTTATTCGCGACATTCTAATGAACCGTCTTCCGGTAAGCTTAAACTCACCGTCATACTTCGCTGCTGCACTCGCTGGCGGCCTTGTTGCTATCCCGGCAATACAGTTGGTACATAAGTACTTCTTATGGATAAACGTATTTGATGCGATTGGGCTCGCCCTTTTTTCAATTACAGGCGCAGTAGCTGCGATGAATGCGGGATTAAACTTTATCTCCGTACTTTTACTGGGAACAATGTCCGGTATTGGTGGAGGCGTATTACGTGATGTTCTCGCGAATGACGTGCCTCTGGTGTTCCGTAAAGAAATTTATGCGCTCGCTTCAATTACCGGAATCGTTGGGATGTGGTTACTTGCGCGGATTGCGATGTTACGGTTCTCGGTCTGCGTTATGATTGGTATTGCAATAGTTTTAGCCGTTCGGTTATGGGCGGTATACTACAACATTAGTTTACCGAATATTAGGGTTAAGTCAACAGAGAAGTAA
- a CDS encoding tetratricopeptide repeat protein translates to MLTGFWIRLLSDIIDIIILWIVSAIIAYVFKLLRVPFLAEPNTVLLITVFLYIGILNSKVGQGQSIAKRLLNIQVVKLDGTLLSLPMSFLRSLVLMMTFFLNIIITSTLGILCLEWTHLLFIGTLIVFIFFSVGYIFLISFHPAKRGLHDLITGTIVIRKGTYQESLVEKNKQAKSLIFVLYFAIVSLLFCGYKLYSNTAVKTLKSFPTTEISRELNNSLFLKDAKVMIKIHNSKQLTIDVMVPSDIYNDDKQIANQMVAIKKIINEKFPDVRIENYQISESASVGIIKGTRTKVFNFGLHNKSDEAKQFIDLAVKNKQEGKCKDAIGYYTKTLEIFEKTKNKHGIAACYGNIGIMYLELQKYREAIKYCEKALKQYESVEDKINAGANLVNIAVAYSYLNEYFKAKQFYEQSLDIYREIGQKKEISRILLNLGILYYSHNEWHRALKCLNESLELKKEIGDSTEIVGEYISKASEKIQGKY, encoded by the coding sequence ATGTTGACTGGATTTTGGATAAGGCTGCTTTCAGATATAATTGACATTATCATTTTGTGGATAGTGAGTGCAATAATTGCGTATGTGTTTAAATTACTACGAGTTCCCTTTTTAGCAGAGCCAAACACAGTATTGTTGATAACAGTATTTCTGTATATTGGAATACTAAACAGTAAGGTGGGGCAGGGGCAAAGCATTGCCAAACGATTACTTAATATACAAGTTGTGAAGTTAGATGGCACTTTGTTGTCACTTCCGATGTCGTTTTTGAGAAGTTTAGTCTTGATGATGACCTTTTTCTTAAACATAATAATAACCTCAACGTTAGGAATCCTATGTCTTGAATGGACACATTTATTGTTTATAGGAACTCTTATCGTTTTTATATTTTTTTCGGTGGGATACATTTTCCTTATTTCGTTTCATCCAGCGAAAAGAGGGCTTCATGACCTTATTACCGGCACAATTGTTATTAGAAAAGGGACTTATCAAGAAAGCTTGGTAGAGAAAAACAAACAAGCAAAAAGTTTGATATTTGTTTTGTATTTTGCAATAGTATCTCTACTCTTTTGTGGTTACAAATTATATTCGAATACTGCTGTGAAAACGCTTAAATCGTTTCCAACCACCGAGATCTCGCGTGAGTTGAATAATAGCCTCTTCCTGAAAGATGCGAAAGTAATGATTAAGATACATAACTCAAAACAGCTGACTATAGACGTGATGGTTCCAAGCGATATATACAACGATGATAAACAAATTGCAAACCAAATGGTTGCGATTAAAAAAATTATTAATGAAAAGTTTCCTGATGTCCGTATAGAAAATTATCAAATATCTGAGAGTGCCAGCGTTGGTATAATAAAAGGTACACGAACAAAAGTTTTTAATTTTGGATTACATAACAAAAGTGACGAAGCAAAGCAATTTATTGACTTAGCTGTAAAAAATAAACAAGAAGGAAAGTGTAAGGATGCAATAGGATATTATACTAAAACTTTAGAGATTTTTGAGAAAACCAAAAACAAACATGGTATTGCAGCATGTTACGGCAATATCGGAATTATGTATCTTGAATTACAAAAATATCGTGAAGCAATTAAGTATTGCGAAAAAGCATTGAAACAGTACGAATCAGTTGAGGACAAAATAAATGCCGGAGCAAATCTGGTTAATATCGCAGTTGCGTATTCTTATCTAAACGAGTACTTTAAAGCAAAACAATTTTATGAACAGTCATTGGATATCTACAGAGAAATTGGGCAGAAAAAGGAGATAAGCAGAATTCTTTTGAACCTAGGGATTCTATATTATAGTCACAATGAATGGCATAGGGCATTGAAATGCTTAAATGAATCGCTTGAGTTGAAAAAAGAGATTGGTGATTCAACAGAAATTGTTGGAGAATATATTAGTAAAGCCAGTGAAAAAATACAAGGGAAATACTAA